In a single window of the Carassius auratus strain Wakin unplaced genomic scaffold, ASM336829v1 scaf_tig00215230, whole genome shotgun sequence genome:
- the LOC113094033 gene encoding MAM domain-containing glycosylphosphatidylinositol anchor protein 2-like, with product MCFSVRLSDPPAVEPVWQEVRQGLGRTVSMNCRVLRAHPSRVLRYEWRLGSRLLHAGTFDSRDDTDYTVRNLAREGYGEYTCDIINEVGPGRCTFLVTGKAYPPEFYYDTYNPLWQNRPRVYGYKLQWTQMNPNAVDRIMVYRLGIRQTGKQRWWEQEIQVEGNIQKGELITHNLTELIRPEAYVVRLTPITRFGEGDSSTRVVTYSVPINPHLREFHCSFEEDPVCMFTQDKNDDFDWTRHSAATRDTKYTPNTGPSGDRSGSKQGFYMYIETSRPRKEGDTARLLSPTFNVALKSSYSISSPPAYCFSFYFHMFGKHIGTLNAFVKQKGQSTSEAGPVWSLSGNQGDRWRQAKISIHPTASFQVMFEGIRGPGIEGDIAIDDVTLEEGECPDPPSNPIRGAAAHSVSSIWPLSVTLFYTVFIGLR from the exons ATGTGTTTCTCTGTCCGTCTCTCAGATCCTCCGGCGGTGGAGCCGGTGTGGCAGGAGGTGCGGCAGGGTTTGGGTCGGACGGTGTCCATGAACTGTCGTGTTCTTCGGGCTCATCCGTCCCGCGTGCTGCGCTACGAGTGGAGGCTGGGCTCACGGCTGCTGCACGCCGGCACCTTCGACTCGCGCGACGACACCGACTACACCGTACGCAACCTGGCGCGGGAGGGCTACGGCGAGTACACCTGTGACATCATCAACGAGGTGGGGCCTGGACGCTGCACCTTCCTGGTGACCG GGAAAGCGTATCCTCCAGAGTTTTATTACGACACATATAACCCGCTGTGGCAGAACCGGCCGCGTGTGTACGGATACAAGCTGCAGTGGACACAGATGAACCCGAACGCTGTGGACCGGATCATGGTGTACCGCCTCGGGATACGACAG ACGGGGAAGCAGCGCTGGTGGGAGCAGGAGATTCAGGTGGAGGGAAACATCCAGAAAGGAGAGCTGATCACTCATAACCTGACGGAGCTCATCCGACCCGAAGCTTACGTGGTTCGACTGACGCCCATCACACGCTTCGGAGAGGGAGACTCCTCCACCCGAGTCGTCACGTACAGCG TTCCCATCAATCCTCATCTGA GAGAGTTTCACTGCAGTTTTGAGGAGGATCCCGTCTGTATGTTCACTCAGGACAAGAACGATGACTTCGACTGGACGAGACACAGCGCAGCTACACGTGACACTAAATACACGCCCAACACGGGGCCCAGCGGGGACCGCAGCGGCTCCAAACAGG GTTTCTACATGTACATTGAGACGTCCAGACCTCGAAAAGAGGGTGATACGGCTCGTCTCCTGAGCCCAACGTTCAACGTGGCTCTTAAAAGCTCCTACAGCATCAGCAGCCCGCCGGCGTACTGCTTCAGCTTCTACTTCCACATGTTCGGCAAACACATCG GCACTCTGAATGCATTTGTGAAGCAGAAAGGTCAGTCTACTTCAGAAGCCGGTCCAGTCTGGTCTCTCAGCGGGAACCAAGGGGACCGATGGAGACAAGCCAAAATTAGCATCCATCCCACTGCCTCCTTCCAG GTGATGTTCGAGGGCATCCGCGGCCCCGGGATCGAGGGGGACATCGCCATCGATGATGTCACTCTCGAGGAGGGGGAGTGTCCTGACCCTCCGTCCAATC CGATCAGAGGAGCGGCTGCACACAGCGTCTCCAGTATATGGCCATTGAGCGTCACACTGTTTTATACCGTATTCATTGGTCTGAGGTGA